Genomic window (Candidatus Krumholzibacteriota bacterium):
GTCTGGGGGCGCCATTTCCTGGCGAGCACGAGGTAGGACATCGGGTCACCGCCGCGGGCAGGGGTCAACGGAGATCGTGCACCCGGGCTCGAGGGACGTCCCCGGCTCTTGCGACGGGGTTGGCTCCGGCCAGGTTGATCCGCGGCACATGGGAATGACTGCTTACCGCTGCTACCTCCCGGTCCTGACGGGATTCACAGGTTCCCATTGCGCGGGACCTGGCCATCGACGCCACTTCCCGCCACCGATCGCTCGGAGAGCGTGCCCCCTCACACGGGAATTCGGCCCCGCTGAAGCGGATTGCGGGTACAGGGCACCGCTGGCTCCCCGCCTAGCACGACCTCCAGAAAAAATGGTGGAGATGATCGGATTCGAACCGACGACCCCCTCGTTGCGAACGAGGTGCTCTCCCAGCTGAGCTACATCCCCACGCGTCTATCCGTATGTACCCGACCGGGGGCGGCCGGGCAACATCTTTTTTCCTGGCGGAGAGAGAGGGATTCGAACCCTCGGAGCAGTTACCTGCTCAACGGTTTTCGAGACCGTCCCGTTCAACCAGCTCCGGCATCTCTCCGTCTATCGTCACGCCGCGGCGCCCGGCCGCGGACGTCGTTCCCAGTATGGCGGAGAGAGAGGGATTCGAACCCTCGGTGGAGTTACCCCCACACACGATTTCCAATCGTGCCGATTCAGCCAGCTCTCGCATCTCTCCGCTCGTCAGACCTTCCTGCGCAGCTCCTCGAAGAAACGCTGCATCAGCGCCGCGCTCTCCGTCTCCCGCACGCCGCCGGTCACCTCGAGCCGGTGGCCGAGCAGACCCGACTCGTGAAACCGGTCGACCGAGCCGCATGCCCCGGAACGGGGCTGCCGCGCGCCGAAGACGATTCTCGGCAGGCGCGACAGGTAGAAGGCGCCGAGGCACATGTGGCATGGCTCGACCGTCACGAAGGCCGTGCAGCCGTCCATCCGCCAGTCGCCGATCAGGCGCGCCGCTCGCTCGAGAGCGATCATCTCGGCGTGCGCCGTTGCGACGCCGCGGCTCTCGACCTCGTTGTGGCCGCGCCCGACGATGACGCCCCCGCGCGCGATGACGGCGCCGACGGGCACCTCGCCCGCCGCGAGGGCGCGCTCCGCCTCGCGGAGCGCCTCGTCCATGAACGCCTCGTCGGTCACTGCCCGAACGCGCCCTTTCGCGGGATCGAGTTCACGAGCACCTCGACGACGAGAATCGCGACGTCCTCGAAGGGCGGCGCGGCGTACATGTCGCGCCCGGTGGCGGTCCGGCCCTCGATACGCCGGTCCCACCCGCCGGAGGAGGCGGTTACCCGCTCCCCCTCGGTCCGGATCGCTTCCTTGTAATTCTCGTCCGTCGCCTCCCAGAGAATCGTCCCGGTGGCGGGATCGACGAGGGAGAGCGTGACGCCGACCTGCGTCGTCGACGCGGTTCCCGATTCCCGGTAGTCCGCCTCGTCCTTGAACCACAGGTAGACGTGCGGCAGCAGGATGAGGTCGACGTTCAGGTCCTTCTCGATCGCGCGGAGCAGATCTGCGTCCACCGTGTGCGTGGACGCCCACTGCGACTCGAACCGCTCCCAGTTCTCCTCCAGCCCGTACCGGTGAAGGGCGATGCGGAGCTTTTCCCCGGCGACGATGACGAGGTCGTCGCGCGAGACGATCAGATCGCGCAGCACCGTATTGACGATCCGTTCCGATTCGCGGTCGGGGTCCTCTCCCTCGGTGATCGAGGAGATCGTCGGCGCCACCAGGATACCCTCGACGTCGTTGATGTCGAAGGACGGGTCGGCGCTTATCTCGGCCGGGTGCTTCGGCTTGCAGCCGGCGAGCAGGACGAGGCCTGCCAGCATCGTAACGACGATCGTCCGCCTCATGGTCCTCTCCCCGCGAAGAAGTTTCTCTTCCACGATCCGCCCGCTTAACATAACGCCGGCCGAAAGCCCCTGTCAATATTGAATCGCCCGCCGGTCTTCCGTTGACGGCGGCTGCCTCCGCGGACCATAATCGACCGGCGTGAACGCCGGACCGGGCGTTCGCCGGAGGAGGCGGCTATGTACGACATCGATCGGGAGACGGCCCTGTTCGCCGCGAGGCGGCGGCTGCTCGGCGGACGCATGGTGGCCGTCGCCTGGGCGGCCTTCTGGCTCTTTTTCTCCATCGCCGGCGCGCTCTTCGGCGCGACCGGCGCGGCGGGAGGCATCGTTTTCCTCGCCGTCGTCTTCCTCCTCGCCGCGACGATCCTCCTTTTGTTCCGGCATCCGGCGGCCGGGGCGATCCTCCTCGTGATCGAGGGATTCGCCTCGCTGCTCGTCGCGCTTCTCCCCGGCCTGCTCGCGCTCGGCGCGCCGACGCGCATCTTCCTCTTCCTGGTTCTCGCCCTGCCCCCACTCGTCGCCGGCTGGCTCGTCGTCGACGCGCGTCGGCGGCTCGCCGCCGCCCCGGACGAATCGCCGTGACGAAACGGGCCCGGCGAGGCCGGGCCCGTGAAACGGTCGATGCGGCGAACAGGTCAGCCCTCGAGACCGGGGATCGCGGCGAGCATCCTCTCGCGGGCGAGAAGCCGCTCCCAGTTGCGTTCCACCTCGTCGGCGATACCGGCCATCTCCCCCTCCTCGAGGTGGCGGAAACGACCCTGCATGCTCAGGTACTCCGCGACCGGCGAGGGTTCGAAGTCCTTCCAGACAGACAGCTTGCTCCCGTTCTCGGTGATCTCGAGGATCGGGTAGACCCGGCTCGTCACGGCGCGACGGGCGACCTCCACCGACAGCTCGGGGGGCAGTTTCCAGCCGGTCGGGCACGGGGCGAGGATCTGGATGTACCGGGTGCCCTTGATCTCCCTCGCCTTGCGGAACTTCTCGAAGATGTCATGCGGCCAGGCGGTCGAGCAGGTGGCGATGTAGGGGATCGCGTGCGCCGCCATGATCTCGATCATGTTCTTCTTGGGGCGCTTCTTGAAATTCGTGACGGGGGTCGTCGTCGTCCAGGCGCCGATCGGCGTCGACGACGAGCGCTGGATCCCCGTGTTCATGTACGCCTCGTTGTCGTAGCAGACGTAGATGATGTCCTCGTTCCGCTCCGCGGCGCCCGAGAGGGACTGGATGCCGATGTCGAAGGTGCCCCCGTCGCCGGCCCAGGCCATGACGGTCGTCTCCGTGTCGCCGCGCATCTCGAGACCGGCCTTGACGCCGGACGCGACGACGCCGGCCGTCTCGAAGGCGGTGTGGTAGATCGGCAGATCGATGCACGAGTGCGGAAAGGACCCGTCGATGACCGACCAGCAGCACGCCGGTATCACGAGGGCCGTCTTCGGGCCGAGAGCCTTGAGCGCGAAACGCATCGCCTGCGTCGCGCCGCATCCCTGGCAGGCCAGGTGCCCCGAACCCATCAGCTCTTCAGTCGGCAGCACGGCAGGTCTCATGTCTTCACTCCAATCCAGTTGATGTCCCGCTCGAGGTCCGTGCCCGCGAGCCCCTTGTCGGCGATCTCGCGGACGACCTTCGGCGTGATGTCGCGTCCGCCCAGCCCGGCGATGAAGCCGTGTACGGGAATGTCGAGACGCCCGTAGAGGGCGCTCTTGATCTCCTGGAAGAAGATGCCGTGGAGGCCGAACGAGATGTTCCGGTCGATGACGATGACCCGTTTCGCTCCGGAAAGCGCCTCGTAGACGGCCTCGAAGGGGAAGGGGCGCACGAGGCGGATCTTGAGCGACCCGATCTTCGTTCCCTCCCCGCGCAGTTCGTCGATGACGGCCCGCGTCGTCGACGCGACGGTTCCCGAGGTGACGATGATCGTCTCCGCGTCGTCGCACATGTAGGGCTCGACGAGCCCGTAGCGGCGGCCGAAGAGATCGCCGAAATCCTCCTGGGACTTCTCGATGACGCCGATCGCCTCCGTGTGCGCCTGGTGGATCATGTAGCGCAGTTCCATGTAGTAGCCCGGATCGGCGAGGTTGCCGAAGGAGTGGGGATCGGCGGTGTCGAGTCTGATCGTCGGCTCGTAGGGGGGCAGGAACTCGCGCACGCGCTCGGCCTCGAGGAGATCGACGATCTCGTAGGTATGCGAGAGGAAGAAGGCGTCGAGAACGAGCATGACGGGCAGCTGCGT
Coding sequences:
- a CDS encoding nucleoside deaminase → MDEALREAERALAAGEVPVGAVIARGGVIVGRGHNEVESRGVATAHAEMIALERAARLIGDWRMDGCTAFVTVEPCHMCLGAFYLSRLPRIVFGARQPRSGACGSVDRFHESGLLGHRLEVTGGVRETESAALMQRFFEELRRKV
- a CDS encoding pyruvate synthase subunit beta, whose protein sequence is MRPAVLPTEELMGSGHLACQGCGATQAMRFALKALGPKTALVIPACCWSVIDGSFPHSCIDLPIYHTAFETAGVVASGVKAGLEMRGDTETTVMAWAGDGGTFDIGIQSLSGAAERNEDIIYVCYDNEAYMNTGIQRSSSTPIGAWTTTTPVTNFKKRPKKNMIEIMAAHAIPYIATCSTAWPHDIFEKFRKAREIKGTRYIQILAPCPTGWKLPPELSVEVARRAVTSRVYPILEITENGSKLSVWKDFEPSPVAEYLSMQGRFRHLEEGEMAGIADEVERNWERLLARERMLAAIPGLEG
- the porA gene encoding pyruvate ferredoxin oxidoreductase, which encodes MKKVIMGNHAVSYGVRASEAKVISAYPITPQTHVVELLSEMCANGEIDAKFIKVESEHSAMAAVIGASAAGSRAFTATSSQGLLLMHEMLHWAVGGRLPIVLANVNRAVGPPWSIWTDQNDSLSQRDVGWIQLYCESNQETQDTIPIAFRVAEATQLPVMLVLDAFFLSHTYEIVDLLEAERVREFLPPYEPTIRLDTADPHSFGNLADPGYYMELRYMIHQAHTEAIGVIEKSQEDFGDLFGRRYGLVEPYMCDDAETIIVTSGTVASTTRAVIDELRGEGTKIGSLKIRLVRPFPFEAVYEALSGAKRVIVIDRNISFGLHGIFFQEIKSALYGRLDIPVHGFIAGLGGRDITPKVVREIADKGLAGTDLERDINWIGVKT